The genomic DNA CGTCCGAGTCCCCAAAGCACTCCCTGAGCCTTGCGGCGAAGGAATCAGCCTTCTGCTCAGAAtcagccccgggcacctcgtagaGCATGGCGCCCGTGGCTGCATACTTCGGCCTGAGCCTATCAATTTGTAGGCCAGAGAGGTCCACTCGCCGCTGAGCGTCTGTCAGTACTTCAGCGTATGTCAGCCCCTTCTCGACGGCCGCCGGTGTCAGCGATATGACTACTGCAGCTGACTTCGGCGGCCGGAGTTTCGGCTCGGGGCGCTTCGATGCTTGCCGCGGTGGTTTTGGTGCACCGGTCTTCGCTTTCTTCTTCCTGCTAACAACTTCTGTCCAGGCCGTGTCCATGGACGCaggggccggcggcagcggacggggctccAAAGCGAGTTGTGCTGGCATGTCCTTCTTTCTTCCCTTTTGGGGATTCGGCTTGGGTGTTGCCTTCTTCCTTTCATGTTCTGTCTTCTTCCCCGGCGGTGCCGTCGCGGTCGGGGCCGTGGAAGGACCCGCAACAGCTTGTGGAGGCGCGCTGGACGGCCCGGCCACAGCATCGGGAATAGATGGGACTGTTTGGGCTGTCTTCTTCCCCTTCCCCTTTTCCTTATCCCTCTGCGGCTTCGGCGGGGGAGGACCGCCTACTATTCCCCCCGACACGGGGAGTTGTGTGTCCCCGGTTGTCACTCTCCTTTCATGGGCCAAAGGAGGCCGCTGTGCTGGCCCCATCAGGGCGGACTCTAACTGGGCCTGTACCCTTGCCTCCACCATGGCCAGCATCTCTTCCGTCGTGGTGATATTCTTGTTGGACGCTTCCAAGTTTTCAAGACGACGGCGGAGCGAGGCATTCTCCTCCTGTAACCGCTTTACACTGGCCTCCAGGCGGGCACTGTCTTCCTGGGCCTTCTGTCTCTCTACCTTTAGGCGGGCTATGGCGGCGGACTCTGGCTGCTCAACGTACCGGGTGATGATGTTTATCACCCGGTTGAGCGCCTTTGAGACGTGCCCTTACGATTGCCCGATTTTCTAATTATACCGCGCACAATTTGCCCGCACTCTTTAAGGTCCTCCATGAGGACGGGGCGGTCTTCATCTGAATTATCCTTTGGAGGCATCGGCGACTTTACGAAGCGGAGACGCTCTTCGATCTCCTCCTCTGTCTTCTGTCGCGCCTCCTCCCGCTTCAGTCTGTCGCGTTCCTTCTGTGCCTTTTTCAGGCCAACGTATTTTCCGGCAAAGGGAGGACGCCCTCTCCCCTGCCATCGACTGTCAGAGCCTTAGGCGCCGGCTCATCCGTATCGCTCGTGTTGAGCGTGAGACTGTCAATCGAACGGGAATGCCTCCTCCAGAGCCTCCTGCTCCGGAGGGAAGAGACACTCCCGCTCGATTCGGAATCCTCTTCTGCAGCCCTGGCTGTTCGGACTACGACTTCGATGGGCTTAGCGCCCTTCCTCTCCTGCACTGCATTACCATCGGCGGGCTTGCGCCCAACGAACTCCGCCTCCCAGACGGAACCGGGGTAGGCAACCTCGTCAATGGTGTTGTTGGTTGTTTAAAAGTGAATCATCCATAactgttcccacgagtatggggaaagggtggtccacccaggcagagcccctgtacctgggtaagcctagcgtaacccgcacagagtgtcggccggtactctggcggggtcgcactcgagaccgaactacccatcggccatgcatccctcgcggtgcgccgccgcttgggattcggggtgattttttatagaggttttcttcctcgcggtccgggcggttaagccaagaccctcgttCCAGCGgaagcgcgagacatatccacagacctccacaccggattacgatctacgacggcgacaatgggagagaaagtcccccactgcctgctcggggcggggtgagcgcacaccgagcccgtcgacaccccggGACAGAACCGGGGCCGCCCGAGATGGGCCAATCACCCTGCACTAGACACGACGGGCGCCGCAAGAAGCGACGACCGTCACCCAGCActttgtcaggatattcgccggcgcgcagatcagcctgatcgacgcgccgttgcccagggtgcaccaacgaggaggtttcctgacctagcaccccataTACAACAGTACCTGCCGATACATTAATATGACAATTAGATGACGGAAAACAAAAGCAAACCTATTATTTGCATTACACCACCATTCAAATAAATGATGATAATTAGAGATAATAATTTAGAGATTAcgcctaaaacaaaaa from Manduca sexta isolate Smith_Timp_Sample1 unplaced genomic scaffold, JHU_Msex_v1.0 HiC_scaffold_2069, whole genome shotgun sequence includes the following:
- the LOC119191894 gene encoding eukaryotic translation initiation factor 3 subunit A-like codes for the protein MYRQVAYPGSVWEAEFVGRKPADGNAVQERKGAKPIEVVVRTARAAEEDSESSGSVSSLRSRRLWRRHSRSIDSLTLNTSDTDEPAPKALTAQKERDRLKREEARQKTEEEIEERLRFVKSPMPPKDNSDEDRPVLMEDLKECGQIALNRVINIITRYVEQPESAAIARLKVERQKAQEDSARLEASVKRLQEENASLRRRLENLEASNKNITTTEEMLAMVEARVQAQLESALMGPAQRPPLAHERRVTTGDTQLPVSGGIVGGPPPPKPQRDKEKGKGKKTAQTVPSIPDAVAGPSSAPPQAVAGPSTAPTATAPPGKKTEHERKKATPKPNPQKGRKKDMPAQLALEPRPLPPAPASMDTAWTEVVSRKKKAKTGAPKPPRQASKRPEPKLRPPKSAAVVISLTPAAVEKGLTYAEVLTDAQRRVDLSGLQIDRLRPKYAATGAMLYEVPGADSEQKADSFAARLRECFGDSDVVVTRPTKCSELRISGLDFAATSESVKAALCSAGGCAAEAVKVGEVRPDRSGMGAVWAKVPTKAAQK